A single window of Tamandua tetradactyla isolate mTamTet1 chromosome 25, mTamTet1.pri, whole genome shotgun sequence DNA harbors:
- the SERPINB9 gene encoding serpin B9 has translation MDTFSEANGTFAIRLLKMLCQDSPSHNVFYSPMSISSALAMILLGAKGNTAAQLAQAFSLNAGDHIHQGFQSLFNEINKPGTQYLLRIANRLFGEKTYEFLSTYRESCLRFYHSELEELSFIKAAEVSRKHINTWVSGKTEGKIRQLLPSSSVGPETKLVLVNAIYFKGKWSEPFDKTYTKEMPFKINQKEQKPVQMMYQESTFKLAYVKEVRTQILELPYAGDELSMVVLLPDDDVDLNMVENHLTFEKLMAWTKPDCMRSTEVEVYLPRFKLEEDYDMESVLQRLGISDAFQVAKADLSAMSGNRDLFLSKFVHKSYVEVNEEGTEATAASAMVVMECCLESGPRFCADHPFLFFIRHNAANCILFCGRFSSP, from the exons atggacaCTTTCTCCGAAGCAAATGGCACCTTTGCCATCCGCCTTTTAAAGATGCTGTGTCAAGACAGCCCTTCACACAACGTGTTTTATTCTCCTATGAGCATCTCCTCTGCCCTGGCTATGATCCTGCTGGGGGCAAAAGGAAATACCGCAGCCCAGCTGGCCCAG GCATTTTCTTTAAATGCTGGGGACCACATTCATCAGGGTTTCCAGTCTCTTTTCAATGAAATTAACAAACCCGGCACTCAATACTTGCTAAGGATAGCCAACAGGCTCTTTGGAGAAAAGACTTACGAATTCCTCTCA ACCTATAGGGAATCCTGCCTTCGGTTCTACCACTCTGAGTTGGAGGAGCTTTCTTTTATCAAAGCTGCAGAAGTGTCCAGGAAGCATATAAACACCTGGGTCTCAGGAAAGACTGAAG GTAAAATTAGGCAGCTGCTACCGAGTAGCTCTGTCGGTCCAGAAACCAAGCTGGTTCTTGTCAACGCCATCTACTTCAAAGGAAAGTGGAGTGAGCCGTTCGACAAGACCTACACAAAggaaatgccttttaaaattaaCCAG AAGGAACAAAAGCCAGTGCAGATGATGTATCAGGAATCCACATTTAAACTTGCCTACGTGAAAGAGGTGCGCACCCAGATCCTGGAACTGCCTTATGCGGGGGATGAGCTGAGCATGGTTGTTCTGCTTCCTGACGATGATGTGGACCTAAATATG GTGGAAAACCATCTCACTTTTGAGAAATTAATGGCCTGGACCAAACCAGACTGTATGAGGAGTACCGAAGTAGAAGTCTACCTTCCAAGATTTAAACTGGAAGAGGATTATGACATGGAATCTGTGCTTCAACGTTTGGGAATATCTGATGCCTTTCAAGTGGCCAAGGCAGACCTTTCTGCCATGTCCGGCAATAGAGACCTGTTCCTGTCCAAATTTGTGCACAAGAGTTATGTGGAGGTCAATGAGGAGGGCACAGAGGCCACTGCCGCCTCGGCCATGGTGGTCATGGAATGCTGCTTGGAATCTGGACCGCGATTCTGTGCAGACCatcccttccttttcttcatcAGGCACAACGCAGCTAACTGCATCCTGTTCTGTGGCAGGTTTTCATCTCCATGA